A genomic window from Salvelinus sp. IW2-2015 linkage group LG13, ASM291031v2, whole genome shotgun sequence includes:
- the LOC111971947 gene encoding ras-related and estrogen-regulated growth inhibitor-like protein: MNDIKLALLGSEGAGKSAVLVRFLTKRFIGEYASNTNSLYRKRLSIDGRQLNLEVFDPCSQGTEARCILEEPVDWADGFVVVYNISDRTSFINAENILQQIRETRIENCKGEVEVPVCLVGNKQDLCHARQVCEEEGRSLAQENRCLFQEVSAAESYQEIANLFTQLIRQVMEHLKYRADRRRYSSSKSMAKLINNMFGKRRKSV, translated from the exons CTGTTCTGGTGCGGTTTCTGACCAAGCGCTTCATCGGGGAGTACGCCTCCAACACTA ATTCCCTGTATCGTAAAAGACTATCCATTGATGGTAGACAGCTGAACCTGGAGGTGTTCGACCCTTGCTCTCAG GGAACTGAGGCTAGGTGTATACTGGAGGAGCCGGTGGACTGGGCTGATGGCTTTGTGGTGGTGTACAACATCAGCGACCGAACATCCTTCATCAATGCTGAAAACATTCTGCAGCAGATCAGAGAGACACGGATTGAGAACTGCAAAGG GGAGGTGGAGGTGCCAGTCTGTCTTGTGGGCAACAAGCAGGACCTGTGCCACGCCCGGCAGGTTTGTGAGGAGGAGGGCCGCTCGCTGGCGCAGGAGAACCGCTGCCTTTTCCAGGAGGTGTCGGCGGCCGAGAGCTACCAGGAGATCGCCAACCTCTTCACCCAGCTCATCAGACAAGTGATGGAGCACCTCAAGTACCGCGCCGACCGACGCCGCTACAGCAGCTCCAAGTCCATGGCCAAGCTCATCAACAACATGTTTGGCAAGAGGAGGAAGTCCGTGTGA